Proteins from one Romboutsia sp. CE17 genomic window:
- a CDS encoding EamA family transporter, translating to MWLLYAFGSALFAGITAILAKIGIKNTDSNVATAIRTIVILIFSWFMVFVVGSFETISSISSKTLVFLILSGLATGGSWLCYFKALQIGDVNKVTPIDKSSTVLTMILAFIILGESLSLTKVIGMIAIGFGTYMMITKKDTSEIKEVQSNKKWIFYAILSAFLSSLTSILGKIGIIGVESNLGTAIRTVVVLIMAWIVVFITKKQNEIKDIDKTSWIFIILSGITTGLSWLCYYKALQDGDASIVVPIDKLSIVVTITFSYIFLKERLTKKSFLGLISIVLGTLLLLI from the coding sequence ATGTGGTTATTATACGCTTTTGGATCTGCTTTATTTGCAGGTATTACCGCTATTTTAGCAAAGATAGGTATAAAAAATACAGATTCTAATGTCGCAACTGCAATTAGAACTATTGTAATCTTGATATTTTCATGGTTTATGGTTTTTGTTGTTGGTTCTTTTGAAACAATATCATCTATTAGCTCCAAAACACTTGTATTTCTAATTTTATCTGGCTTAGCTACTGGAGGTTCATGGTTATGTTATTTTAAAGCTTTACAAATCGGAGATGTTAATAAAGTAACACCAATTGATAAGTCAAGTACTGTATTGACAATGATATTAGCATTTATTATCCTTGGAGAATCTCTTTCACTTACTAAAGTTATAGGAATGATTGCAATTGGTTTTGGAACTTATATGATGATTACTAAAAAAGATACTAGTGAAATAAAAGAAGTCCAAAGTAATAAAAAATGGATTTTTTATGCTATACTTTCAGCATTCTTATCTAGCTTAACATCTATTTTAGGAAAAATCGGGATTATAGGAGTTGAGTCAAATTTAGGTACTGCTATTAGAACAGTTGTAGTTTTAATAATGGCATGGATAGTTGTTTTTATTACAAAAAAACAGAATGAAATTAAAGATATTGATAAAACAAGTTGGATATTTATTATTTTATCTGGCATAACTACAGGATTATCTTGGCTTTGCTACTATAAAGCTCTACAAGATGGAGATGCAAGCATAGTTGTTCCTATAGATAAATTAAGTATAGTTGTAACTATAACATTCTCTTATATATTTTTAAAAGAAAGACTTACAAAAAAATCTTTTTTAGGACTTATATCTATAGTTTTAGGAACCCTTCTTCTCTTAATATAA
- a CDS encoding adenosylcobalamin-dependent ribonucleoside-diphosphate reductase — translation MVHIIKRDGTKEPFDKVKIMNAVYKSTINSKLGEDKELARLVADKIEETVTSQIKDISVEDIQDSVEFFLMESNRKDVAKKYILYREKRADIRKSKWHMDELQKSIWSNKYQYNNESFDEWVERVSGKNTKIAKLIRERKFLYAGRILANRGLSKEGIKVTYSNCYVLDPPKDNLESIFDTAKKLARTFSYGGGVGFDISKLRPSGALVHNSAKTTTGAVSFMDLYSMTTGLIGQKGRRGALMISMDINHPDIEDFINVKTDLERITKANISVRINDKFMKAVENKGKFSCRFVVKETREVIEREVDAYKLFMKLIVNNWDFAEPGILFWDNIEKYHLLSEDKEFKYAGVNPCAEEPLPSGGSCLLGSINLAEFVVEPFTENAIFDKQKFINTVADCIVGLNEVLDEGLQFHPLEEQKDSVRKYRQIGLGVMGIADMLIKLNIRYGSKESIELCEELAKLMLNSAVKQSALLAKDFGCYEMYDKDIVFKSDFFVKNIEDDVKQIVEKYGLRNSQILTIPPTGSISTMLGVCGGIEPMFNTSYIRKTESLHDEDVYYKVYTPIVKEYMDFNNILNDKDLPNIFETAMTLKPEERIKMQGAWQKYIDASISSTINLPNEATVEDIYNIYVSAWKNKLKGVTIYRDGCKRSGILLNDKVDKGEKKEEKFKDERITTLKDGVEEFICPECGNKSVIPTGGCTICLQCGYSKCN, via the coding sequence ATGGTACATATTATAAAAAGAGATGGTACAAAGGAACCATTTGATAAAGTAAAGATAATGAATGCAGTATATAAATCTACTATAAATAGTAAGTTAGGAGAAGATAAAGAGTTAGCAAGGTTAGTTGCAGATAAAATAGAAGAAACAGTGACTTCTCAAATAAAAGATATAAGTGTGGAGGATATTCAAGATAGTGTAGAGTTTTTTTTAATGGAGTCAAATAGAAAAGATGTTGCTAAAAAATATATATTATATAGAGAAAAAAGAGCTGATATAAGAAAATCAAAATGGCATATGGATGAGTTGCAAAAATCAATCTGGAGTAATAAATATCAATATAATAATGAAAGTTTTGATGAATGGGTTGAAAGAGTATCAGGTAAAAATACTAAAATAGCTAAGTTAATTAGGGAGAGAAAATTTTTATATGCAGGACGAATACTAGCAAATAGAGGTTTATCTAAAGAGGGAATAAAAGTAACATATTCTAATTGTTATGTCCTAGATCCACCTAAAGATAATTTAGAATCAATTTTTGATACAGCAAAAAAATTAGCAAGAACCTTTAGTTATGGCGGAGGTGTAGGATTTGATATATCAAAACTAAGACCTAGTGGAGCATTAGTACATAATTCGGCTAAAACAACAACTGGAGCAGTTAGTTTCATGGATTTATATTCAATGACAACGGGATTGATAGGACAGAAAGGTAGAAGAGGAGCATTGATGATTTCCATGGATATAAATCATCCAGACATAGAAGATTTTATTAACGTAAAAACAGATTTAGAAAGAATAACAAAAGCTAATATATCTGTAAGAATAAATGATAAATTTATGAAAGCTGTAGAAAATAAAGGAAAATTTTCATGTAGATTTGTAGTTAAAGAAACAAGAGAAGTTATTGAAAGAGAAGTAGATGCGTATAAACTATTCATGAAATTAATAGTAAACAACTGGGATTTTGCAGAACCAGGAATATTATTTTGGGATAATATAGAAAAATATCATTTACTAAGTGAAGATAAAGAGTTTAAGTATGCAGGTGTAAATCCATGTGCAGAAGAACCGCTACCATCTGGAGGCAGTTGTTTATTAGGCTCTATAAATTTAGCAGAGTTTGTAGTAGAACCATTTACAGAAAATGCTATATTTGATAAACAAAAATTTATAAATACAGTTGCTGACTGTATAGTAGGTCTTAATGAAGTTTTAGATGAAGGATTACAGTTTCATCCGTTAGAGGAACAAAAAGATAGCGTAAGAAAGTATAGACAAATTGGTTTAGGTGTAATGGGAATAGCAGATATGCTAATAAAGTTAAATATTAGATATGGTTCAAAAGAATCGATAGAATTATGTGAAGAATTAGCTAAATTAATGCTAAATAGTGCAGTTAAACAATCTGCTCTTTTAGCTAAAGACTTTGGATGCTATGAAATGTACGATAAAGATATTGTATTTAAATCAGATTTTTTTGTAAAAAATATAGAAGATGATGTAAAACAAATAGTAGAAAAGTATGGATTGCGAAACTCACAAATATTAACTATACCTCCTACTGGATCAATATCTACTATGCTAGGAGTGTGTGGAGGTATAGAGCCTATGTTTAACACTTCTTATATAAGAAAAACAGAAAGTTTGCATGATGAAGATGTATATTATAAAGTATATACTCCTATAGTTAAAGAATACATGGATTTTAATAATATATTAAATGATAAAGACTTGCCTAATATATTTGAAACCGCTATGACACTAAAGCCAGAAGAACGAATAAAAATGCAAGGAGCTTGGCAAAAGTACATTGATGCGTCTATATCATCAACTATAAATTTACCTAATGAAGCAACTGTAGAAGATATATATAATATTTATGTTTCTGCATGGAAAAATAAACTTAAGGGAGTGACTATATATAGAGATGGATGTAAAAGAAGCGGTATTCTCTTAAATGATAAAGTTGATAAAGGAGAAAAAAAAGAGGAGAAATTTAAAGATGAAAGAATAACAACTTTAAAAGATGGTGTTGAGGAATTTATATGTCCTGAATGTGGAAATAAAAGCGTAATTCCAACTGGAGGATGTACTATTTGTTTACAATGTGGTTATAGTAAATGTAACTAG
- a CDS encoding FUSC family protein, whose protein sequence is MNKKLIISNSLTFIFVVVFVVIFKSMFGEENTLIGVTTITATLMFLGKDLTISPIRNAIRLILLNLFIGICAILAVKHIYLGIVVNFIALFIVSYALCYNLESPMYFPFTLQYLFLLSAPVSAEQIPKRLIALVFGAIFIILIQLIVNKDKISKSGNKILTNVCDLILGKIENFENNYIDDENLEIESKINAFRKMVYDKREVDFYLTEEGRIKLNLSAALENTYYMIGAIEKSPDVLFILNNLKELINNTKNVLEGKDIDKDLCKEKYIFLQECEDRNINELLVLQLLDSIVLLQDTLYELKNLKKENYNLVKSVGDIPSNTKESLFKYVVGDHRSLKYCYAMRVAIAISIGGYIKDLFNISEGRWIMFTILSLVNPIYEVSKNKTKDRVLSTIIGSVIVLALFSIFKDTTIRSIILMITGYISGYLKQYKYSIICVTISAVGSAALVGDVSGLTVDRILLVILGAIIAIIANKFIFPYKLQDSNDELEVMYSSAVIEMLKEIQKAVEGIKEPHIMKNLLIKTSLIEERLKLNNQILDISSYDKLVKEQRFLVTNIYELYIWIIREKVNPEYIKYVLRDIKQLIDYKDEPIENRIDEIKSHIRVVKDLKTKITLSSITIILKELKKISDMKKSI, encoded by the coding sequence ATGAATAAAAAGTTGATAATATCAAATAGTTTAACTTTTATATTTGTAGTTGTATTTGTAGTTATATTTAAAAGTATGTTTGGTGAAGAGAATACATTGATAGGTGTGACGACAATAACAGCTACACTAATGTTTTTAGGAAAGGACTTGACTATATCACCAATTAGAAATGCGATAAGATTAATTTTACTTAATTTATTTATAGGTATTTGTGCAATTCTAGCAGTAAAACATATATACTTAGGAATAGTAGTTAACTTTATAGCATTATTTATAGTAAGTTATGCTTTATGTTATAATTTAGAAAGTCCAATGTACTTTCCTTTCACACTTCAATATCTATTTTTACTATCCGCACCAGTAAGTGCTGAACAAATACCAAAAAGGTTAATAGCATTAGTTTTTGGAGCGATATTTATAATATTAATCCAACTAATTGTCAATAAAGATAAAATATCTAAAAGTGGTAATAAAATATTAACAAATGTTTGTGATCTTATTTTAGGTAAAATAGAAAATTTTGAAAATAACTATATAGATGATGAAAATTTAGAGATAGAATCTAAAATAAATGCTTTTAGAAAAATGGTATATGATAAAAGAGAAGTTGATTTTTATTTAACTGAAGAAGGAAGGATAAAACTTAATTTATCAGCAGCATTAGAAAATACATATTATATGATAGGTGCTATTGAAAAATCACCTGATGTATTATTTATATTAAATAATTTAAAAGAATTAATTAATAATACAAAAAATGTTCTTGAAGGCAAAGATATAGATAAGGACTTATGTAAAGAAAAGTATATATTCTTACAAGAATGCGAAGATAGAAATATTAATGAACTGCTAGTATTACAACTTTTAGACAGCATAGTTCTTTTACAAGATACATTGTATGAGTTAAAAAATTTGAAGAAGGAAAACTATAACTTAGTCAAATCAGTAGGAGATATTCCAAGTAATACTAAAGAGAGTTTATTTAAATATGTGGTTGGTGACCATAGATCTCTTAAATATTGCTATGCAATGCGTGTTGCAATAGCAATAAGTATAGGAGGATATATTAAAGATTTGTTTAATATATCAGAAGGCAGATGGATAATGTTTACTATATTATCCTTAGTCAATCCAATATATGAAGTATCTAAAAATAAAACAAAAGATAGAGTATTATCTACTATTATAGGTAGCGTAATAGTACTTGCTTTATTTAGTATTTTTAAAGATACTACAATTAGAAGTATAATATTAATGATAACAGGATATATAAGTGGATATTTAAAACAATACAAATATAGTATTATTTGTGTAACTATATCTGCAGTAGGATCTGCAGCACTTGTAGGAGATGTATCAGGTTTAACTGTTGACAGAATCTTACTTGTTATATTAGGTGCAATAATAGCAATAATAGCTAATAAATTTATATTCCCATATAAGTTACAAGACTCTAATGATGAGTTAGAGGTAATGTATAGTTCAGCTGTTATAGAAATGCTTAAGGAAATACAAAAAGCAGTAGAAGGAATAAAAGAGCCACATATTATGAAGAATCTATTAATAAAAACTTCTTTAATAGAAGAAAGGTTAAAGCTTAATAATCAAATACTTGATATAAGTTCTTATGATAAATTAGTAAAGGAACAAAGGTTTTTGGTTACGAATATATATGAACTTTATATTTGGATAATAAGAGAAAAGGTAAATCCAGAATATATAAAGTATGTTTTAAGAGATATAAAGCAATTAATTGATTACAAAGATGAACCTATAGAAAATAGAATAGATGAAATAAAAAGTCATATAAGAGTAGTAAAAGATTTAAAAACAAAAATAACATTAAGTAGTATAACAATAATATTAAAGGAACTTAAGAAAATATCAGATATGAAAAAATCAATATAA